Proteins encoded in a region of the Neodiprion lecontei isolate iyNeoLeco1 chromosome 5, iyNeoLeco1.1, whole genome shotgun sequence genome:
- the LOC107219091 gene encoding 28S ribosomal protein S21, mitochondrial, with translation MGLRHASFIARTVYVRNNNIEEACGVLNRIMGREGLFEQFRRTRYYEKPCQTRRRVNFEKCKAIYNEDMDRKIQFIMRKNREEPFPGCS, from the coding sequence ATGGGTCTTCGGCACGCCTCTTTCATAGCCCGGACGGTTTACGTCCGTAACAACAACATCGAGGAGGCATGCGGTGTTCTTAATAGAATAATGGGCCGAGAAGGTTTGTTCGAGCAATTCAGGCGCACGAGGTACTACGAAAAACCCTGTCAGACACGCCGGCGCGTAAACTTCGAAAAGTGCAAGGCCATTTACAACGAGGACATGGACCGGAAGATCCAGTTCATCATGAGGAAAAACAGAGAAGAACCCTTTCCAGGCTGTTCTTGA